One window from the genome of Aeromonas sp. FDAARGOS 1405 encodes:
- the kdsB gene encoding 3-deoxy-manno-octulosonate cytidylyltransferase produces the protein MSFVVVIPARYASTRLPGKPLADIHGKPMVQHVVEKALQSGADRVIVATDDERVQQALLSTGVEVCMTSPDHQSGTERLAEVCRHYGFAADTIIVNVQGDEPLIPPAIIRQVADNLAAATAPMATLSVPIKDAEEAFNPNAVKVVTDKDGYALYFSRASIPWDRDRFAKSHEQIGDHYQRHIGIYAYRAGFIQRYVDWAPSVLEQVEALEQLRVLWYGEKIHVAQALEAPPVGVDTQADLEKVRAFLAK, from the coding sequence ATGAGTTTCGTCGTCGTCATTCCTGCCCGCTATGCGTCAACTCGTCTGCCGGGCAAGCCGCTGGCGGATATCCATGGCAAGCCCATGGTGCAGCATGTGGTGGAGAAAGCTCTGCAATCAGGTGCCGATCGGGTGATCGTTGCCACCGATGACGAGCGGGTGCAGCAGGCACTGCTGAGCACCGGCGTCGAGGTGTGCATGACCTCACCGGATCACCAGTCCGGCACCGAGCGTCTGGCAGAGGTGTGCCGTCACTACGGCTTCGCCGCCGATACCATCATCGTCAATGTGCAGGGGGATGAGCCGCTCATTCCGCCCGCCATCATTCGTCAGGTGGCGGACAATCTGGCCGCCGCCACGGCGCCGATGGCGACCTTGTCGGTGCCGATCAAGGATGCTGAAGAGGCGTTCAATCCCAATGCGGTCAAGGTGGTGACTGACAAGGATGGCTATGCCCTCTACTTCAGTCGCGCCAGCATCCCGTGGGATCGGGATCGCTTTGCCAAGAGCCATGAGCAGATTGGTGACCACTACCAGCGTCATATCGGTATCTATGCCTATCGCGCCGGCTTTATCCAGCGTTACGTAGACTGGGCACCGAGCGTGCTGGAGCAGGTCGAGGCACTGGAGCAGCTGCGGGTGCTCTGGTACGGGGAGAAGATCCACGTCGCCCAGGCCCTTGAAGCGCCGCCGGTCGGGGTGGATACCCAGGCCGATCTGGAGAAGGTGCGCGCCTTTTTGGCCAAGTGA
- the uvrY gene encoding UvrY/SirA/GacA family response regulator transcription factor, whose translation MINVFLVDDHELVRTGIRRILEDVRGIKVVGEAQSGETAVTFCRQHHPDVILMDMNMPGIGGLEATRKILRIRPDVRIIVLTIHSENPFPTKVMQAGAAGYLTKGAAPDEMIQAIRLVHSGQRYISPEIAQQMALSQFASADENPFKSLSERELQIMMMITKGQKVTDISEQLNLSPKTVNSYRYRLFSKLGINGDVELTHLAIRYGMLDADTL comes from the coding sequence GTGATAAATGTATTCCTGGTCGATGATCATGAGCTGGTGCGTACAGGGATAAGACGCATTCTTGAAGATGTGCGCGGGATCAAGGTGGTGGGTGAGGCACAGAGCGGCGAGACCGCAGTCACTTTCTGTCGCCAACACCATCCGGACGTGATCCTGATGGACATGAACATGCCGGGTATTGGTGGTCTGGAAGCGACCCGCAAAATTCTGCGGATCCGCCCCGATGTGCGCATCATAGTGCTGACCATTCATTCAGAAAATCCGTTCCCCACCAAGGTGATGCAGGCTGGCGCCGCCGGTTACCTGACCAAGGGGGCTGCTCCTGACGAGATGATCCAGGCGATCCGGCTGGTGCACTCCGGTCAGCGCTACATCTCCCCGGAGATTGCCCAGCAGATGGCCCTCAGCCAGTTTGCCTCCGCTGACGAGAATCCCTTCAAGTCCCTCTCCGAGCGCGAGCTGCAGATCATGATGATGATCACCAAGGGGCAGAAGGTGACTGATATCTCCGAGCAGCTCAACCTGAGCCCGAAGACGGTCAACAGCTACCGCTATCGTCTCTTCAGCAAACTGGGGATTAACGGTGACGTGGAACTGACCCATCTGGCCATTCGCTATGGCATGCTGGATGCCGATACCCTCTAA